The following coding sequences lie in one Capsicum annuum cultivar UCD-10X-F1 chromosome 5, UCD10Xv1.1, whole genome shotgun sequence genomic window:
- the LOC107872609 gene encoding beta-amyrin 28-monooxygenase, with protein sequence MELFSVSLVCLFVLLVSLSFLLLLNNNKNKSTLSCPLPPGKSGWPVIGESLEFLSTGWKGHPEKFIFDRISKYSTNVFKTHLLGEKAVVFCGASGNKFLFSNENKLVQAWWPSSVDKVFPSSTQTSSKEEAIKMRKMLPNFLKPEALQRYIGIMDHIAQRHFESSWENQREVLVFPLSKRYTFWLACRLFVSVEDLNHVAKFAEPFDVLASGLISVPINLPGTPFNRAIKASNFIRKELMAIIKQRKIDLAEGKASATQDILSHMLLTSDENGKFMQELDIADKILGLLIGGHDTASSACAFIVKYLAELPEIYDGVYKEQMEIAKSKGVGELLNWEDIKKMRYSWNVACEVLRLAPPLQGAFREALDDFTFNGFYIPKGWKIYWCANSTHRNPKVFSEPLKFNPSRFEGSGPPPYTFVPFGGGPRMCPGKEYAKLEILVFMHHLVKRFSWDKIISDEKIIVNPMPVPANGLPVRLYPHNKT encoded by the exons ATGGAGTTGTTCTCTGTCTCTCTTGTTTGCCTCTTTGTCCTTTTAGTCTCCCTCTCCTTCCTCCTTCTCTTAAACAACAATAAGAACAAGTCCACATTGTCTTGTCCACTTCCTCCGGGAAAGTCCGGGTGGCCGGTGATAGGAGAAAGCCTCGAGTTTCTCTCCACCGGTTGGAAAGGCCACCCGGAAAAATTCATCTTTGATAGAATTTCCAAGTACTCTACTAACGTTTTTAAGACTCATCTTTTAGGTGAAAAAGCGGTTGTCTTTTGTGGTGCCTCTGGCAATAAATTCTTGTTTTCTAATGAAAATAAATTAGTCCAAGCATGGTGGCCAAGTTCAGTGGACAAAGTATTCCCTTCTTCAACACAAACTTCTTCAAAGGAAGAAGctataaaaatgagaaaaatgctTCCTAATTTCCTCAAGCCTGAAGCATTGCAACGTTACATTGGAATCATGGATCATATAGCACAAAGACATTTCGAGTCATCGTGGGAAAATCAAAGAGAAGTTTTAGTTTTCCCGCTATCAAAACGTTACACTTTTTGGTTGGCTTGTAGATTATTTGTGAGTGTGGAAGATCTTAATCATGTGGCTAAATTTGCTGAACCCTTTGATGTTTTGGCTTCTGGATTGATTTCTGTTCCTATAAATTTGCCTGGCACGCCTTTTAATCGTGCAATTAAGGCCTCGAATTTTATCAGAAAAGAGCTTATGGCAATCATAAAacaaagaaagattgatttggcAGAGGGAAAAGCATCAGCTACTCAAGATATATTGTCACACATGCTATTGACAAGTGATGAAAATGGGAAATTCATGCAGGAGTTGGATATTGCTGATAAAATATTAGGGTTGTTGATTGGTGGCCATGACACTGCTAGTTCTGCTTGTGCTTTTATTGTGAAGTACCTTGCTGAGCTACCTGAGATTTATGATGGAGTTTACAAAG AGCAAATGGAGATTGCAAAATCAAAGGGTGTAGGAGAATTATTGAATTGGGAAGATATTAAAAAGATGAGATATTCATGGAACGTGGCATGTGAAGTTCTAAGACTTGCTCCACCCCTCCAAGGTGCTTTTAGGGAAGCCCTTGATGACTTCACTTTTAATGGCTTCTAcattccaaaaggatggaag ATATACTGGTGTGCAAATTCTACTCACAGAAATCCAAAAGTGTTTTCAGAGCCTTTAAAATTTAACCCCTCAAGATTTGAAGGAAGTGGACCACCTCCATACACCTTTGTACCATTTGGTGGTGGACCAAGAATGTGCCCCGGAAAAGAGTACGCAAAGCTAGAAATACTTGTTTTCATGCACCATCTTGTTAAGAGGTTCAGTTGGGACAAAATTATTTCTGATGAAAAGATTATCGTTAATCCGATGCCTGTTCCGGCAAATGGACTTCCGGTCAGACTTTATCCTCACAATAAGACGTGA